In Legionella cardiaca, a genomic segment contains:
- a CDS encoding DUF4286 family protein, translated as MVIYEVNLEVKEAIFNEYFAWLKPHIKELLTLEGFIKADLLFDNEQASEGVRKIVVTYYLKDYAAYHHYINTHALKMREDAIKRFAGQSSAHRRVLELEGSYSL; from the coding sequence ATGGTTATTTACGAGGTAAATTTAGAGGTGAAGGAAGCTATTTTTAATGAGTACTTTGCCTGGTTAAAACCACATATTAAAGAATTATTAACGCTTGAAGGCTTTATAAAAGCCGATTTGCTCTTTGATAATGAGCAGGCGAGCGAAGGGGTAAGAAAGATCGTCGTTACTTACTACTTAAAAGATTATGCTGCGTATCATCATTATATCAATACCCATGCTCTTAAAATGCGTGAGGATGCAATCAAACGATTCGCAGGACAGTCCAGTGCTCATAGAAGAGTATTGGAGTTGGAAGGCAGCTACAGTCTTTAA
- a CDS encoding SDR family NAD(P)-dependent oxidoreductase has product MFVVTGGGSGIGRALAQALATRGNKVLIIGRREDALAETAAFSPQISFLCADVATDAGRQEIAAQLKSISSLDGLIHNAATIEPMVPIATIDELSWQQAFATNLNAPLFLSQSLLPKLKQGRVLHIGSGAAYFPVTGWAAYCVSKAALSMLTRCWQLESQDAAFASVMPGIIDTDMQALIRQARFMDEDKRNFFLTLKAEERLLTVETVALFLSWLLLDLGKEEFVSKEWDIYDKSHHQFWLVSPHKVPHWE; this is encoded by the coding sequence GTGTTTGTAGTCACTGGTGGTGGCAGTGGAATTGGCCGAGCATTGGCTCAAGCATTGGCAACACGAGGAAATAAAGTTTTAATTATTGGTCGGCGTGAAGATGCACTTGCTGAAACAGCTGCCTTTTCGCCACAAATTTCTTTTCTTTGCGCTGATGTGGCAACAGATGCAGGAAGGCAGGAAATCGCGGCGCAGCTTAAGTCAATTAGCTCATTAGATGGTTTAATTCATAATGCCGCTACGATTGAACCTATGGTACCAATAGCAACGATTGACGAACTTTCCTGGCAGCAAGCATTCGCAACTAATCTTAATGCCCCCTTATTTTTATCACAATCACTGTTACCTAAGTTAAAACAGGGCCGCGTTTTGCATATTGGCTCTGGGGCCGCCTATTTTCCTGTTACAGGATGGGCAGCCTATTGTGTCTCAAAAGCAGCGTTATCGATGTTAACCCGCTGTTGGCAGCTGGAAAGCCAAGATGCTGCTTTTGCTAGTGTAATGCCCGGTATTATTGATACCGATATGCAGGCACTTATTCGTCAGGCGCGATTTATGGATGAGGATAAGCGCAACTTTTTTCTTACACTAAAAGCCGAAGAACGGTTACTAACGGTGGAAACAGTGGCTCTTTTTTTAAGCTGGCTACTTCTTGACTTAGGCAAGGAGGAGTTTGTTTCTAAAGAATGGGATATTTATGATAAAAGTCATCACCAGTTTTGGCTTGTTTCCCCACATAAAGTTCCTCACTGGGAGTAA
- a CDS encoding tetratricopeptide repeat protein: MGSLKMQEKKENNGTGLTDNKLIMQLSQMYPRDYSEMHEKQPLWSELKEKLPQALEYIKTLQTRQDDTALELLGNLSHNVGVFCTHVIENYPQALELLNIALKTKKTRHPIDDESLALTHTHLADCAYRNGNYVLAISQFELANEAYKRKEGLKHCDLDRAFVLHASGNAYYNIGAYAKALEVFSEAEKIRLKYLAKDAIEFGYLEHDHADVLTALGKYKESEELFNSSLEKKKRYFKTEKHTNIALLYQCRALLYLKSSQFEKSQKNLEQAYTIYSSHTENFATEYQPDLFRNYFYSIILQLAIGDLKQAEAEIDHFNSQLQTTENRTKPVFVRLAQAKIRLYQCQNKTEETFRQLQESISRFIPNLKFETADKILTPDNKFDVAILLSQFAVELYIHNNYQNFNDCLAILNLALQLKESFYNALPPAIPALGTINYAFSDYDFGSLYYLAALNCKDKQERQGKLDISARYFEAARKKFLDVGMNEDHNNIIACLAQLNKIKEFSCSQSFEEEASSKKITIPRRISFFPVTCHEQSKISAIDCIPSLDTIIMDYP, translated from the coding sequence ATGGGTTCTTTAAAAATGCAGGAAAAGAAAGAAAACAATGGAACTGGTCTTACCGATAACAAACTTATCATGCAACTATCGCAAATGTATCCTCGAGATTACAGCGAAATGCATGAAAAGCAACCTTTATGGTCGGAGTTAAAAGAAAAACTACCCCAAGCACTTGAATATATAAAAACACTGCAAACTCGACAAGATGATACCGCTTTAGAACTTTTGGGTAATTTGTCTCATAATGTGGGAGTCTTCTGTACTCATGTCATTGAAAATTATCCGCAAGCGCTTGAATTACTTAATATTGCTTTAAAAACTAAAAAAACACGTCATCCTATTGATGATGAATCCCTTGCTTTAACACATACTCACCTGGCCGATTGCGCCTATCGCAATGGCAATTATGTTTTAGCAATCTCACAATTTGAATTAGCAAATGAGGCTTATAAACGTAAAGAAGGCCTTAAGCATTGTGATTTAGACCGTGCGTTTGTACTCCATGCCAGTGGAAATGCTTACTATAATATTGGGGCTTATGCCAAAGCGTTAGAGGTATTTTCTGAGGCAGAAAAAATACGGTTAAAGTATTTAGCGAAGGATGCTATTGAATTCGGTTATCTTGAACACGATCATGCTGATGTATTAACTGCTTTGGGCAAATATAAAGAATCAGAGGAATTATTCAACTCTTCTTTAGAAAAAAAGAAGCGTTATTTCAAAACTGAAAAGCACACTAATATTGCCTTGCTTTATCAGTGTCGAGCGCTGTTATATCTTAAATCGAGTCAATTTGAGAAATCTCAAAAAAACTTGGAGCAAGCCTATACTATCTATTCGAGTCATACTGAAAATTTTGCCACAGAGTACCAACCTGATTTATTTCGCAATTATTTTTATAGCATCATTTTGCAACTTGCTATTGGCGATCTTAAACAAGCCGAAGCAGAAATTGATCATTTCAACTCTCAATTACAGACAACAGAAAATAGAACCAAACCGGTGTTTGTCCGTTTAGCTCAGGCAAAAATCAGACTATATCAATGTCAAAATAAAACCGAAGAAACATTTAGGCAATTACAAGAATCAATCAGCCGTTTTATACCCAATCTAAAATTTGAAACAGCCGATAAAATTCTAACCCCTGATAATAAATTTGATGTTGCCATTTTATTAAGTCAATTTGCAGTTGAATTATATATTCATAACAATTATCAAAACTTTAATGATTGCCTGGCCATTCTTAATCTAGCATTACAGCTTAAGGAAAGTTTTTATAACGCCCTTCCTCCAGCGATACCAGCACTTGGAACAATTAATTATGCATTTAGTGATTATGATTTTGGCTCTCTCTATTATTTGGCCGCATTAAATTGCAAGGATAAGCAAGAGCGACAAGGAAAATTAGATATTTCTGCTCGTTACTTTGAAGCTGCCAGGAAAAAATTTTTAGACGTTGGGATGAATGAAGATCACAACAATATCATTGCTTGTCTAGCACAGTTAAACAAAATAAAAGAATTCTCTTGTTCACAGTCATTTGAGGAAGAAGCATCAAGTAAGAAAATTACGATACCACGACGAATTTCTTTTTTTCCTGTTACTTGCCATGAACAGTCTAAAATCTCAGCAATAGATTGTATCCCTAGTTTGGATACCATCATTATGGATTACCCTTAA
- a CDS encoding alpha/beta hydrolase, with protein sequence MSKSDYRYMFLATKSKFSNAAFNNKENNSLFQQAIFFALGVYENQKNASSRKIDMVVIREIVKSNRDPEVSRKEIEDYFAGKTTAEKYIKSPPFPPTILENVKGHTFKTGLLDGSLLEDYVTATMNSFYEHILLPIQFEISSLEQKKQALRNCAINALAEARVRGGGQGNYNQISEEIEGINDIVAFANFCKTYTKISPEKNSFESFFKKNLSKIINQNVHFNEYYSQRKITYQLQDFVNFSLERFASEKTEEEIIHSEAMVRAVEEILSDGDSKTQLIKLKNLVAQEGTPNLLHKHMQHAIENYERQQKKYPEGRVVETKVWKNPQDKEKKPEKIIIALHGWRDSAECWNNLGQEAIKKGYQVIAYDHRGYGFDSERTESGHNNELLSIDFRKFLEDIIKENPEAQIELVGHSMGGAILLNNQKFIQNQAQIKSVTCFSPAVTPSFMGFFSEFKNALFKREAHEEALERQQLNQPRFVKPSLSQPGNIIKFLTTLPSLLAIMIEAYKSLRQLATMKPEEGSPKWNIFFGCRDIAVSSDPILRIQEETENRTYLSFEEYPRGDHLLLQGRNATPVLESYFEKIAMKDEISDANKL encoded by the coding sequence ATGTCTAAAAGTGATTATCGTTACATGTTTTTGGCAACGAAAAGCAAATTTAGCAACGCTGCTTTCAATAATAAAGAAAATAATTCGTTATTTCAGCAAGCTATTTTTTTTGCTTTGGGTGTTTATGAAAATCAGAAGAACGCTTCATCAAGAAAAATCGATATGGTTGTTATTCGTGAGATTGTTAAATCAAATAGGGATCCTGAAGTCTCGCGAAAAGAAATTGAAGATTATTTTGCAGGAAAAACAACTGCAGAAAAATACATCAAGTCTCCTCCTTTCCCCCCAACCATACTTGAAAATGTAAAAGGGCACACGTTTAAGACTGGTCTTTTAGATGGAAGTTTGCTGGAAGACTATGTAACAGCAACAATGAACTCTTTTTACGAACATATTCTATTGCCGATACAATTTGAAATTTCTTCACTAGAGCAAAAAAAGCAGGCTTTGAGGAATTGCGCTATTAATGCTTTAGCTGAGGCGAGGGTACGTGGTGGCGGTCAGGGAAACTATAATCAAATTTCTGAGGAAATAGAGGGAATTAACGACATAGTTGCGTTCGCTAATTTTTGCAAAACATATACTAAAATATCGCCCGAAAAAAACAGCTTTGAATCTTTTTTTAAAAAGAATTTATCAAAAATTATTAACCAAAATGTTCACTTCAATGAATATTATTCTCAGAGAAAGATTACTTATCAATTACAAGACTTTGTAAATTTCTCTCTTGAAAGATTTGCTAGTGAGAAAACAGAAGAAGAGATAATTCATAGTGAAGCCATGGTGAGGGCAGTGGAAGAAATACTGTCAGACGGGGATTCCAAAACGCAGTTAATTAAACTCAAAAATCTTGTTGCACAAGAAGGCACCCCCAATCTCTTACATAAACACATGCAACATGCTATTGAAAATTATGAACGGCAGCAAAAAAAATATCCTGAAGGTCGTGTCGTAGAAACCAAGGTCTGGAAAAATCCGCAGGATAAAGAAAAGAAACCGGAAAAAATCATTATTGCGCTTCATGGTTGGCGAGATAGTGCTGAATGTTGGAATAATCTGGGACAAGAAGCGATAAAAAAAGGTTATCAAGTTATCGCCTATGATCATCGCGGTTATGGTTTTGATAGTGAGCGGACTGAAAGTGGGCATAATAATGAATTACTTAGTATAGATTTTCGAAAATTCCTTGAAGATATCATTAAGGAAAATCCAGAGGCTCAGATTGAACTTGTGGGGCACAGCATGGGTGGGGCGATTTTGCTTAATAATCAAAAATTCATTCAAAATCAGGCACAAATAAAATCTGTCACTTGTTTTTCGCCAGCAGTTACCCCTTCTTTTATGGGGTTTTTTAGTGAATTCAAAAACGCTTTATTCAAGCGAGAAGCTCATGAAGAGGCTTTGGAGCGTCAGCAATTAAATCAGCCACGCTTTGTTAAACCTTCGTTATCCCAACCGGGCAACATTATTAAATTTCTAACAACGTTACCCAGTTTATTGGCTATTATGATTGAAGCCTATAAATCACTTCGGCAACTTGCGACCATGAAGCCTGAAGAAGGTTCCCCTAAATGGAATATTTTTTTCGGTTGCAGAGACATTGCCGTTTCCAGCGATCCAATTTTAAGGATTCAAGAAGAAACAGAAAATAGAACGTATCTAAGTTTCGAAGAATACCCACGTGGTGATCACCTCTTATTACAAGGGCGAAATGCAACACCTGTGTTGGAAAGTTATTTTGAAAAAATAGCAATGAAAGATGAGATTAGTGACGCTAATAAATTATAA
- the hutI gene encoding imidazolonepropionase, which translates to MITCERLLLNATTINTEGKQLQAQAIAIANGLIVWCGNMTDLPHDYRQHAIAIHECEGQLVTPGFIDCHTHLVYAGNRADEFKQRLEGKTYAEIARAGGGILSTVRKTRAVTEEELLEQSLPRILAMRAEGVTTVEIKSGYGLDLKNEMKMLRVARRLGDLSGIRVRTTFLGAHAVPPEFQNNAQGYVDFLCSEMLPAIVAENLADAVDVFCESIGFTLAQTETLFLKARELSLPIKCHAEQLSNLGATELAAGLGALSCDHLEYLNSAGAAAMAKHGTVAVLLPGAYYFLREKMKPPVDILRKMAVGMAIATDSNPGSSPTTSLTLMLNMACQFFGLTVDEALAGVTYYAAKALGLQQKIGAIAVGLNADLVRWSTNDSASLCYHFGYPLEHSTMIAGHWLSI; encoded by the coding sequence ATGATAACCTGCGAGCGCTTACTGTTGAATGCAACAACAATTAATACTGAAGGAAAGCAACTTCAAGCGCAGGCTATTGCTATAGCCAATGGGCTTATTGTCTGGTGTGGTAATATGACAGATCTTCCCCACGATTATAGACAGCACGCAATTGCTATTCATGAGTGCGAAGGGCAACTAGTTACTCCCGGATTTATCGACTGTCATACCCATTTAGTTTATGCTGGCAATCGGGCAGATGAGTTTAAACAGCGTCTTGAGGGTAAAACCTATGCTGAAATTGCTCGAGCAGGTGGTGGAATTTTGTCTACAGTTCGAAAAACAAGAGCTGTCACGGAAGAGGAGTTATTGGAGCAATCACTACCAAGAATCTTAGCTATGCGGGCTGAAGGAGTAACTACCGTTGAAATTAAATCGGGGTATGGGCTCGATCTAAAGAATGAAATGAAAATGCTAAGGGTGGCGAGACGATTGGGGGATTTAAGTGGTATTCGTGTAAGGACCACCTTTTTAGGAGCGCATGCTGTTCCGCCTGAATTTCAAAATAACGCGCAAGGTTATGTCGATTTTTTATGCTCAGAGATGTTACCTGCCATTGTCGCGGAAAATCTGGCTGATGCCGTGGATGTTTTTTGTGAATCAATTGGTTTTACTTTGGCACAAACAGAAACACTCTTTCTGAAAGCAAGGGAATTATCATTACCGATCAAATGCCATGCAGAGCAGTTATCTAATTTGGGTGCCACAGAATTGGCGGCAGGCTTAGGCGCTTTATCCTGCGATCATCTGGAGTATTTGAATTCTGCAGGAGCTGCCGCTATGGCCAAGCACGGGACAGTCGCAGTGTTATTACCGGGTGCCTACTATTTTTTACGTGAAAAAATGAAACCCCCGGTGGACATTTTGCGAAAAATGGCGGTGGGTATGGCTATTGCCACAGATTCAAACCCTGGGTCATCGCCCACAACATCGTTAACCCTGATGTTAAATATGGCTTGTCAATTTTTTGGTCTTACAGTAGACGAAGCATTGGCTGGTGTTACCTATTATGCTGCCAAAGCATTGGGTTTGCAGCAGAAAATAGGTGCAATAGCTGTAGGATTAAATGCAGATTTAGTGCGTTGGTCAACAAATGATAGCGCGTCTCTTTGTTACCATTTTGGCTATCCATTGGAGCATAGCACCATGATAGCGGGTCATTGGTTAAGTATCTAA
- the hutG gene encoding formimidoylglutamase, translating into MFTDIFNYEPTDTSLWQGRKDSLPGERFFQRVAIQDIRSHFSKNPQQDIAIIGFCSDEGIKRNEGRAGAKIGPLKLREQLAKLPCHSPKNLIDLGNIMCREGQLEEAQAQFAKLIHHLQEQGYKTVALGGGHEIAWGHFSGLTGKYHKLGIINFDAHFDLRPLNDNLYGTSGTPFRQIANYCMQNQLDFDYCCLGIQALGNTQSLIKTANELKVSYLTAEQINTDSLSQQIAFLDNFLSGHEAIYLSICLDVFAECFAPGVSAPQTMGLTPWQTLPLLKYILQTGKVVSFDIAELSPPLDQEQRTARLAASLVATLLDYY; encoded by the coding sequence ATGTTTACCGATATTTTTAATTATGAGCCGACCGATACATCGCTTTGGCAAGGACGTAAAGACAGCTTACCTGGTGAACGATTCTTTCAAAGAGTGGCTATCCAGGATATTCGCTCTCATTTTTCGAAAAATCCTCAACAAGACATTGCGATAATCGGTTTTTGCAGTGATGAGGGCATAAAGCGTAATGAAGGACGTGCAGGTGCAAAAATTGGCCCTTTAAAACTTCGCGAGCAATTAGCAAAATTACCCTGTCATTCGCCTAAGAATCTAATTGATCTCGGTAATATCATGTGTCGGGAAGGACAACTGGAAGAAGCACAAGCACAATTTGCCAAGCTTATTCATCATCTTCAGGAACAAGGCTATAAAACCGTTGCACTAGGCGGCGGACATGAAATAGCCTGGGGCCATTTTTCTGGTTTAACGGGTAAGTATCACAAACTTGGCATTATTAATTTCGATGCTCATTTTGATTTACGTCCCTTAAACGATAATCTTTATGGGACATCTGGCACACCATTTCGTCAGATTGCCAATTATTGTATGCAAAATCAGTTAGACTTTGATTATTGCTGTCTGGGAATTCAAGCACTTGGCAATACTCAAAGCCTTATTAAAACCGCCAATGAGCTTAAGGTTTCTTATTTGACTGCAGAGCAAATTAATACTGACAGTTTAAGCCAGCAAATCGCATTTCTGGATAATTTCCTCTCTGGTCATGAGGCAATTTACTTATCCATCTGCCTCGATGTATTCGCTGAATGCTTTGCACCAGGCGTTAGTGCACCACAAACTATGGGATTAACTCCCTGGCAAACACTTCCCCTGTTGAAATACATCTTACAAACTGGCAAAGTTGTAAGTTTTGACATTGCTGAACTTTCACCCCCACTTGACCAGGAGCAGCGGACCGCACGCCTTGCTGCAAGTCTTGTGGCAACCTTACTGGATTACTATTAA
- a CDS encoding OPT family oligopeptide transporter gives MSKSVPFITADKKIAELTLRTIVLAVILTVLLALSNAYLALKLGILTSASIPAAIISMGILRFFKDATILENNAVQTAASAGEAVAGGIVYTIPALIIIQYWDGFDYFTNFFIAATGGILGVLFSIPLRRILVNEQALKFPEGRAIAEVLKSSAEKAGIRDIFLGGAVGGLLELLQTGFKVVANSWSYWFVAKRSLFGFGTGFSATMIGAGYLVGHEMAISIFLGAIISWLVAMPIVSQFYPQFVEQYPADQAAGFLWNSEMRYLGIGAMLFAGTWTFLKLIRPLIKSMSISFSAFMSKSHSDAQLPRTDKDIPMPFILSGILIMAAVLFLFFQFIFPLEEVGLDGNYGPTLVFGAVLYILIIGFLFSVITAYFSGMVGVTASPGSSVVIAGMLFAAWLLLTVMNHFFSLPFTNGQIRAAEAITIIIGSVVTGIAAIANDNTQDLKVGQLVGATPWKQQVMLLLGVVISSLVIPPVMQLLFDVYGIAGVMPHEGMDPSQSLPAPTAALMAAITEAVFRNTLPWTMMFIGAAIILAIILCNRLFKLDRFLKLSILGVAIGMYLPLASSFPLFLGGMIALVVQKRLNKRLLVEEDKRQRKQKGVLIACGLVAGSAIVDVILAIPFSILHTPDALTLVGPGWHNYGVILGVFSTLILAGWIGHRVCNKA, from the coding sequence ATGAGTAAATCTGTTCCGTTTATTACAGCGGATAAAAAAATAGCTGAATTAACGTTGCGTACAATTGTACTTGCCGTTATTTTAACGGTATTGCTAGCTTTATCCAATGCTTATCTGGCTTTGAAATTAGGCATTCTCACCTCAGCCTCTATCCCGGCGGCTATTATTTCCATGGGGATTTTACGATTTTTCAAGGATGCTACCATCCTTGAAAATAACGCTGTACAAACTGCTGCATCGGCTGGAGAAGCCGTCGCAGGTGGAATTGTTTATACCATTCCTGCACTGATAATCATTCAATATTGGGATGGTTTTGATTATTTCACTAATTTCTTTATAGCAGCGACAGGCGGAATTCTGGGCGTGCTATTCTCTATTCCCTTGCGTCGAATCCTGGTTAATGAGCAAGCTTTGAAATTTCCAGAAGGACGAGCTATTGCCGAAGTTTTAAAATCTTCCGCCGAAAAAGCTGGAATTCGTGATATTTTTTTAGGTGGTGCAGTAGGTGGACTACTCGAGTTATTGCAAACAGGATTTAAAGTGGTCGCAAATAGCTGGAGCTATTGGTTTGTAGCAAAGCGCTCCTTGTTTGGTTTCGGTACAGGTTTTTCTGCAACAATGATAGGTGCAGGTTATTTAGTGGGTCATGAAATGGCGATTAGTATTTTTTTAGGAGCCATTATATCCTGGCTAGTTGCTATGCCCATTGTAAGTCAATTTTATCCTCAATTCGTTGAACAGTATCCTGCAGATCAGGCAGCAGGTTTTCTGTGGAATAGTGAAATGAGGTATTTGGGAATCGGGGCGATGCTTTTTGCAGGAACCTGGACCTTCTTAAAATTAATAAGACCATTGATAAAAAGTATGAGTATTTCATTTAGTGCTTTTATGTCAAAAAGTCACTCCGACGCACAATTGCCTCGCACTGATAAAGATATCCCCATGCCCTTTATTCTGAGTGGTATCCTCATCATGGCAGCCGTATTATTTTTATTCTTTCAATTCATTTTTCCTTTGGAGGAAGTGGGCCTTGATGGAAATTATGGGCCTACCCTGGTTTTTGGAGCAGTTCTTTATATTTTAATTATTGGATTCTTGTTTTCTGTCATCACCGCTTATTTTTCTGGTATGGTGGGTGTTACCGCAAGTCCGGGAAGCTCAGTAGTTATCGCTGGAATGTTATTTGCAGCGTGGCTCTTATTAACAGTTATGAATCATTTTTTCTCTTTACCATTTACAAATGGTCAGATTAGAGCAGCAGAAGCAATTACAATTATTATTGGGTCTGTCGTTACGGGAATTGCAGCCATTGCTAATGATAACACGCAAGATTTAAAAGTAGGTCAATTAGTAGGTGCTACGCCATGGAAACAGCAGGTAATGCTTCTGCTGGGCGTCGTTATTTCTTCATTAGTCATCCCTCCTGTTATGCAGCTTTTATTTGATGTTTATGGCATAGCAGGTGTGATGCCCCATGAGGGAATGGATCCGAGTCAATCGTTACCTGCACCAACAGCTGCATTAATGGCCGCCATAACAGAAGCTGTTTTCCGCAATACACTTCCATGGACAATGATGTTCATTGGTGCAGCAATTATATTAGCTATTATTCTCTGTAATCGTTTATTTAAATTAGACCGTTTTTTAAAACTATCTATTTTAGGGGTGGCAATTGGCATGTATTTACCTCTTGCGTCATCCTTCCCTCTCTTTTTAGGAGGCATGATAGCCCTAGTTGTTCAGAAGCGACTAAATAAACGTCTCCTCGTAGAAGAAGATAAGCGTCAGCGTAAACAAAAAGGGGTATTAATTGCTTGTGGTCTCGTTGCTGGCTCTGCGATCGTGGATGTTATTTTGGCGATACCGTTCTCTATTTTACATACACCCGATGCCCTAACTCTGGTTGGTCCGGGCTGGCATAACTACGGGGTAATATTAGGTGTATTCTCAACATTAATACTTGCTGGGTGGATCGGTCATCGCGTTTGCAATAAAGCATAA
- a CDS encoding DUF3298 and DUF4163 domain-containing protein gives MQRFIWSIILLVYFSINASWAESAKTVAVKKETATFDLDIKYPQGFANKNIDKVVKAYIDETQRADANPDSSDMPDAPGKNSLHIDYKIPFENKNAVSLLFSISTYSRGAAHPNNAVRTFNFIDGKEVTLGELFKPESNYLSKIAAFSRSAILKKKISDENWVTTGTNPTQENYRNWYFSADGLAVVFDTYQVAAYVYGPQTVTIPKTKLTNLLRPEVAKVLWGSQ, from the coding sequence ATGCAGAGATTTATTTGGAGCATTATCTTATTGGTTTATTTCTCAATAAATGCGAGTTGGGCTGAGTCAGCAAAAACAGTTGCAGTAAAAAAAGAAACGGCGACCTTTGATTTGGATATTAAATACCCACAAGGTTTTGCCAATAAAAATATTGACAAGGTTGTCAAAGCATATATTGATGAGACACAAAGAGCGGATGCTAATCCTGATTCAAGTGATATGCCTGATGCACCTGGAAAAAATAGCTTGCACATCGATTATAAAATTCCATTTGAAAATAAGAATGCAGTAAGTCTGCTTTTTTCCATTTCTACTTATAGTCGTGGTGCTGCTCATCCTAATAATGCTGTAAGAACTTTCAATTTTATTGATGGGAAAGAGGTTACTTTAGGCGAGCTATTTAAACCGGAAAGCAATTACTTGTCTAAAATAGCAGCATTTAGTCGTTCAGCTATTCTTAAGAAAAAAATCTCTGACGAAAACTGGGTTACAACAGGAACAAATCCGACTCAAGAAAATTACCGTAATTGGTATTTTTCTGCGGATGGTTTGGCTGTAGTTTTTGATACCTACCAAGTTGCAGCTTATGTCTATGGCCCGCAGACAGTTACGATTCCTAAAACAAAACTCACTAATTTGCTACGCCCGGAAGTAGCTAAAGTGCTATGGGGTAGCCAATGA